In Pseudomonas sp. HR96, the DNA window GAACTGCGCCGCCAGGTCGTGCAGGGTGCCGTTCTTGGACAGGCGCCCGGACAGGTGCGTCTCGAACTCGCGCTTGGGAATGCCCTTGTACTCAGGCATGGCCTTGATCGTTTCGGCGACGATGCGCGCGGTGCGCTCGGCGCCGTAGGCGGTCCAGTGGTGGTCGCCGCGAAAGTAGAAATCCTGTTCCGGGTGGTCGGTGCTTTCGTTCGCCAGCGGCGACAGGTCGGGGGTGTAGAAGCCCATCTTCGCCAGGTGACCGAGCATGTCCTGGTAGCTCTTCAATGCCTTGGGGTAGTCGAACGCGGCGCGGTCGGCGGGCAGCAGGTAGTTGCGCTCGACCAGGCCGCGGGTTGGCTGGTACACGGCGACCACGTCAATGCCGTGGGCCTTGAAGGCGTCGTGCAGCTCCTTCATGCGCCGGTAGCCTTCGGGGGTGGTGGAGAAGTCGGTGCGCAGGTCCTCGATGCTGCGAAACAGCCAGTCGCCCTGGCCGCGCATCAAGGTCTTGAAGTTGTCCTGCAGGCGCGTGGTGTAGTTGTTGGGGTCCTGCGCTTCGGGGCACAGCTGGCAGCACGGCGCGGCGCTGAAGCTGGGGGCGTCGTTCGGGTCGGCTTGCAGTTCGCCGGCCAGCAGGGCACTGCCAAGGCACAGGCCCAGCACGGCGGCGACTTTCAGGGCAAAGGGCTTGAGCATGGGGTCGTCCTTAATCGCGCGCGGCGGTCTGGCGTTCAACGGGGTCGATGAGCACCGCGCGTTGCCGGTTGAGCAGGTCGAAGATGCGGTACTGGTTGTCCCCCAGCACGCCGTTGAAGGTGATGCCGGTGGTCTTGGTCGGCGCCAGCATCTTCACCTGATACAGCTCCACGCTCAGTGGCGAGTCGATGGCCAGGGGCGCGCTGCCGTTGCCCAGCAACTGGCCACCGACCACGATCATCGACACCTCGGTGTCGAACGGGTCGAGCTTGATGTCGCGGTCGGTGGCGCTGAGGTCCTTGATGTGGCCGTAGACGCCGGTCAGGCCGTTGCCGATCGAGGCGTTCTCGTACAGGCGGATGTTGACGCTGTTGCGGATGCGGATGCCGTGGCGCTTGTTGGCCACCACGTGGTTGCCCCAGATCAGGTTGTCGGCGCTCTCGTACAGGGTGATGCCGTCGGTGTGGTTGCGGAAGATGTCGTTGTCGGCCACCAGGTTGTTGACGCTGTTGCGGTCGATGACCACGCCGGAGAGATTGTTGTCGTGCACCCGGTTGTTGAAGATGAAGCTGTCATTGACCTCCCGCGAGATGATGATGCCGTGCTTCTTGTGGGTGCCGTAGACGTCGTTGTCGGTGATGATCAGGCGCTTGGAACGGTCGTGGGGGTCGATGCCGTAGATGACGTTGTCGCTGTAGACGTTGCCCTTGAGCACGAAGTCGTTGGTTTCGTAGCAGTAGAAGCCGTACCACATGTCCGAGAAGCGCGAGCCGATGATCCAGCCGGTGGGCTCGCTGCGTTTCATCAGCAGCTTCATGTTCGGCGTGTACTGGGAAATGCTGATGCCGTAGGACTTGCTCTGGTTGTAGCCAAGGCTGGCCATGGTGGCGTTGACGAAGTAGGTCTCGGTGCCGCCCCAGGAAATGATGAACGGGCGGAAGGTCTTGGGCTCCTCGAAGGTCGAGGGGGCATTCTTCTCTTCGTTCCAGCCGGTGACCCTGGTGTCGGTGATGAACAGCTTGCCGTCGTTGATGATGAACGCGCCGCGGTCCTGTGACAGGCGCAGTTCGCGGGTCTTGCCGTTGATTTCGAGAATGCCGTGGCGCGCCACCACGATCGGCAGGCGGGCGACGTACACCCCGGGTTCCGGCTCGCTGAAATAGGCGGGCTCGGCCTTGGCCATTTCCTGCAGGCTCATGTAGCCGTGGTCGAGAAACAGCGCCGAAGGGATGCCGCGCTGGCGCTTGACCCACTCGGCCATCTTGTTGTTGCCGCCGACGAATTCCTTGAGCACGTCCTGCTGCATCATGCGCCGCACGCTGAGCATGCCGCGCTTGTGCCGGTCGATCTTGGCCTCGACGGCCGCCGCCGTGTAGCCGCCGAGGTCCGGCAGCCCCGGCTTGCTCAGCGCCAGCGAGTCGGGCAGGGGGCTGGTGACCGTGTAGGTCTTGGCCTGTTGCAGCCCCTTGGCGATGGTCGGCGCCTTGTTCGGCAGCGGCCCGACCAGCCCGTCGGCCAACGCCAGGCTGGCCCCCAGGCCCAGGGCGCAGGCCAGCAGTGCCTGCGCTGCGCGCTGCGCGCAGTGACGGTGTGTGCGATGCATGTCATGCCCTCCTTTGACCGTCAAAAGCGCCATACCAGATCGACAATGGCGCGGTGCATGTAGGTGTCGACCCCGCTGCCATAGGCATCGCCGGCCTTGAAGATGCCGGCGCGCAGGCGCACCAGGGCCGACGGGTCGTCGAACGACGGGTAGGCCGAGGAGGCCAGCAGCGGCCCTTCCTTGAAATAGTGGGTCAGCACCACGTCCATCTCCTGGCCCAGGTCGTGGCTGCCATCGCGCAGCGGCAAGGTGCTCAGCGAATTGGCCGAGACGTCGCCGCTGCTGTCGGCCGCCGGGTCGATGCCCGAGGAGCCGATGGCGCTGTCGCCGTCGACGCGGCGGAACTTGTAGTAGATCAGCGAGGCGTCGTCGTCCTCGCGCAGGCGCCAGGTGGTGAACAGCGCGGCGCTCTCGACGTTGGCCATGTCCGGCTGATACGCCTCGCCGTAGCGGGCCACCCGCGAACGGGTGCCGGTCCAGTTCGAGCGGTTGCTCTGCAGGCCGTTCTG includes these proteins:
- the algG gene encoding mannuronan 5-epimerase AlgG, whose amino-acid sequence is MHRTHRHCAQRAAQALLACALGLGASLALADGLVGPLPNKAPTIAKGLQQAKTYTVTSPLPDSLALSKPGLPDLGGYTAAAVEAKIDRHKRGMLSVRRMMQQDVLKEFVGGNNKMAEWVKRQRGIPSALFLDHGYMSLQEMAKAEPAYFSEPEPGVYVARLPIVVARHGILEINGKTRELRLSQDRGAFIINDGKLFITDTRVTGWNEEKNAPSTFEEPKTFRPFIISWGGTETYFVNATMASLGYNQSKSYGISISQYTPNMKLLMKRSEPTGWIIGSRFSDMWYGFYCYETNDFVLKGNVYSDNVIYGIDPHDRSKRLIITDNDVYGTHKKHGIIISREVNDSFIFNNRVHDNNLSGVVIDRNSVNNLVADNDIFRNHTDGITLYESADNLIWGNHVVANKRHGIRIRNSVNIRLYENASIGNGLTGVYGHIKDLSATDRDIKLDPFDTEVSMIVVGGQLLGNGSAPLAIDSPLSVELYQVKMLAPTKTTGITFNGVLGDNQYRIFDLLNRQRAVLIDPVERQTAARD